Within the Rosa rugosa chromosome 2, drRosRugo1.1, whole genome shotgun sequence genome, the region tatatatatatatatatatgatttacaCTTTTTCACATACAACTGTGAATAGTATTCAACGTCACTCACCTGATTAGTTGTAAATTGCTTGGTATAGTCTTTTGTGGACTCCAATCTAACCCCACTTTGACTAGATTCATTGTGTTCTTGTTGTTGTTCCTGAAAGTAAATAaactttgataaaaaaaaaagccaagagGAGAAGAATGAATGACCAAAAATAGCTAATTACAATACTTGGTAAAATTTTGAAACTAGTAGAGACCAAATAATTCTTTGTTTTCAATTCTCACAATTTGATATCAGTATGTTTAGAATGTTGGGTGTGCAAATTCTAACTATATATCTGGGTTGGCTAGGTACCATTCTAACTATCATAGTTTGGCTTTTGTTTTAGTTTGATTTATGTTATGCTTTCTTACTATGTTTCTTCTGGCCTTTTGGTCTTTGTGTACTGCTATtgtattaccaaaaaaaaaaaatagtctaCCATGCTCTTCAGTCTATGAAAGTATAGTTATAAGAGAATTGAAGTGGAAACAGGAAACAAAGAAATCCAACAATTAGATAGTTAGATAGCACAATAGCACCAACCTTTCAGGCCATTCAAAGATAGCACCGAAAATCCTACAATTATAGAAGAGTAATTAAATAAAAGGCCATTCAAAGAAAGATCAAACACAACTAGATCCTGGACTCCCTAAGGACAAATACGAATCCTTTTTTCCAATGGCCTGCACAAAAAAATATGGTGCCAAATCGAACCATTTAATCAAACCAAGAACCAAATTCCAACTTTATGAAGTGGATGCTTCTAGTTTTGAGTACAGTAGTACTAATCAAGAACATCATATACATGTAATCAAGCTGCAGAACCAAAATTCCAATTTTCTCAAATGGATGCTTCTAGTTTTTAGTAGCACTAATCAAGAAACCAGAGTTAGACATTAGTACGATACAATGGTTAGTGATTTTAGGGTGAGGAGAAGGTTTTCTCCAAGTTGAAGACTACTAGACGTAAGAAgagactttttttatttttatttttttatccctCCCATCTTTTTGTGTCCTTGGTGGTAATTTGACATgggttgacaaagtcaactattacttgaaaaaaaaaaaaaagaggtctAAGGGCTAGTTTGGAATTGCTATAACTTTttaaaaaaactgctgctgctgtgttatGAGAATAATTACCTGTGAATTAAAATAGTTTCgtatttggtaaataatatttttaaaagtgctgtcaatacataaaacaacttcagaATGTGTTTTGATCCATAGCAACTTCTAAAACCAACCTttgggctgcttctaaaatctgcagCCAGTGAcatataattttcaattaaagctgttttttatttatttaccaaacacaataaaatctaaaattttaaacaaaacctgatttttttaaaagcgaagcaatcccaaacggggcctaagtgAAGCAATCTAAAATTTTAGTCTGTGTGGTAGTATTCTTTACAAAGGATGACTCTTCATCTTTTTGATGTGGCCGAGATTCTAAACGGTTAAAATCTAAGCTACACTTTTCCAACAATCTCCACAAAAGTGGCGAATGAGCCTCACACACAGGGGTCTAATAATGCCAATATTCCCCTCACTTTAGCCACCCAATAAAGGTGTATGGGTTTTGTTGGCGACGAAAAATTCCAAAGGGgaatttgattcacaaatgaatGCAGACTGGAGCAGGAGCTGACCAGGGATGATGAGAAGCTTCCTTCGTCGTTGACTTGGAGTTGACCGTCGGCGCAAAGGAGAgagggggtacctgcagaaaaccctccgacGCTTAAGTTAGAAACTGTTTGAGTTGTATGTACGTAATAGAAAGAGTTAGAATCCGATATCTTACTTGGTCATCGTGccccctatttataggtgagggAGTGCTTGCACCAAAAGTCGCGTTTAATATCGCATTAATACCTGTACTTATTATCGTCATCATGCCGCGTTAATAACCTGATTTATGATTGCCATCACACCGCATTATTTATGATCGTCATCATGCCGCGTTATTTATGATCGCCATCATGCCGCGTTTAATAGCCTCCTTCATTGTAGCATTTACAATGGTAGTTATCATCGTATTCATGATCGTCATTACTCGTACACTTATGACTACGTTTAATTGTCATGAAGGTGGTTCAAAGTAGTGGTTGATTACCCCTACAGGTTTTAATTCAAAAAAATGTGTGTGTGGTATTGTTTCTTATATCTCAAGGATGACTCTTCACTATTCTGATGTGAGATTCCAAAGGGCTCAAAGAGGCTGGCCTGCGCGCCCTATTTGAGACTACTAAGGCAGGCGATGGACTCTTTCATTAGGGAAGGGAAGAAGGGGCTTAAGTAAGCAGCAGTCTTAATTGCATCAGCCCAAAACATCTTTGGCAAACCTACGTCTATCCTTGCTAAGCCAGATTTTCCCAACATTCAATTAATGttagccattttttagtcaaattttagtaaaagtagctaaaaagtcattttgactAGCCACTTTTAAAATACGATCGCATCAGTTCTTTATATTTTAGTtagttttgagtttatattatttatCTAATGAAGACAAagtagtttaaatgtatttataaattgcatataataacttaaatgaatgttttaaattaataaaaataataaatagcctcatcttgctctctatatttaaaatcaaaataactaaaaataaaaatatagtcATTTAAGAGTGTGGTACAGCtgctaaaattgataaaaaacgAAACATGTTTTTCAAAATAATTAAGCAATTAACATAGAAAATTGGCTAAAAATATCTCATGCGCGCGTTTATGACAGTTGTGTCGCTTTACAATGCAATTATTGTTATGCTGCTAACGCAATTACTGTTATGCTGCTAAAAGATGGAGATTGGGGTGTTCGTATATAAgaaatcaatctctctcaaaagaaaaaaaagtatataagTAATCAATCAATTTTGGTTTCTAAACAAATCAACCATCGACATGTCAATTCTTACCAACCCGGATCTTGTTTGTTTTATATATAATTGAATTCCTAACATACAGaggcggagccagaaatttaGTATAGGTATGGCActtaaatttttatttccatTAAACTTATATTATTAAATAAAATAGTTTCATCATTCTATTTTAATTCATCAACACTCTTAACCACTTTTATGGAAATAAGAACTCCCCGCAATTATACAAATACATGCATACAATAGAACTCTAGTTAGCTAACACGCAAAATATTTTACTTAgcaggaaaaaagaagaaacaataaaGATAACTAGTTCTTTAGGTAGGTGCATAGGACAAAATTCactaacaaataacaattaataGTTTAGTGGCTGTGATATATAGCAGAACCACATATATAGTTAGAAACCAAAATTTGACTGGGGCACAGGACCCAGTAGGTCCTCACATAGCTCCACCACTGCTAACATACGTACCATCCAATCAACTTTTAattaaattgtaaaaaaaaattcaactttTAATTATGAATTGTTCTTAAAATATCATCTAATTAATTTTACACGATCAGCTCACCACTAAAATTCaaactagtgttttttttttgaataaaaattcaaaCTAGTGTATAAAGTATAAACAATTAGTCACATCGATGAATTATATGATATGGTCCCTATATGaactattcatttttttttttttcgaagcaAATACATTAACTTATCTTTTTATCCCTATAGTCCAAGTCaataaatccaaatacaatttTTTCCATTTGTTGAGATCTTGTAGTATATATATGGCATTCGAAACACAACTGCTGCCCTCCAAGGATTTGCCATACCATGGAAATGAAGCAACTGACATTCTCACTCCAATCATCCCTTCTACTAATATCTCTTATATTTGTCACAACCTCAGTTTCCTTAAAAATTCCAAGGCTGAGTCCAACTGGAGGGCAATTTATACATGGTAACTATTGGACACAAAGCCGACCCAGCGAAGCTTCATCACCTGCATTTGATCCCAAAGATTTTCAGACATTTTATTACAACCAAACACTTGACCATTTCAACTTTAGGTATGACAGCTTCAATACTTTTCAACAAAGATATTTGATCAATTCCAAGCATTGGGGTGGCACCAATATCAGTGCACCAATACTCGCTTACTTAGGCGCAGAAGAATCAATTGATGTTGATATACCGATTATTGGGTTCCTACCTGAAAACGCCATTCACTTTCAAGCCCTCCAGATATATATAGAGGTACATTCTGTATGAATCTGTTGTAAGACTGAGATTATCGATTAGCTAGCTGTATTATACTTATGTATTTCTGAGACTTTAGTCTTTTTTTCTTATCAGCACCGGTACTATGGGGAATCAATCCCATTCGGATCCAGGGAAGTGGCATTTAAAAATGCAAGCACTCTTGGATACTTCAACTCAGCCCAAGCTATAGCAGATTATGCAGAAATTCTCATACATGTAAAGAAGCAACTACATGCTGAACATTCTCCGGTCATTGTTATTGGTGGCTCATATGGTGGAAGTGAGTGACTAAATGTACACTTCTTGAAATTACAACTGTTACATTAAGGGCTCGTTTGATAACATATATGTATGTTCTTTGACAGTGCTTGCTTCATGGTTTCGACTAAAGTATCCCCACGTCGCTCTTGGAGCTCTGGCCTCATCAGCTCCAATTCTATACTTCGATGACATTGTTCCTCCAGAAACAGGATACTACTCCATTGTCACCAAGGATTTTCGAGTAATATATTTCTTCCTTAATTTCTTTCCTTCTATAATTATACATAAACTGCTAGCCAGGTGTACGTACCCCATACTGGCAATCTGAACGTACCAGAGCTAAGCAAAAATCCCACTGACCAATCTTTTAATTCACAGTTGGCTAGGGTCTAACACAAGATAATTTTTGCACGCTACTATTTTCAGTTAATTAGTGCATAAACGGTAcctaattttaattgtttatggACAGGAAGCGAGTGAGACTTGCTACCAAATCATAAAAAAGTCTTG harbors:
- the LOC133732359 gene encoding uncharacterized protein LOC133732359, whose protein sequence is MEMKQLTFSLQSSLLLISLIFVTTSVSLKIPRLSPTGGQFIHGNYWTQSRPSEASSPAFDPKDFQTFYYNQTLDHFNFRYDSFNTFQQRYLINSKHWGGTNISAPILAYLGAEESIDVDIPIIGFLPENAIHFQALQIYIEHRYYGESIPFGSREVAFKNASTLGYFNSAQAIADYAEILIHVKKQLHAEHSPVIVIGGSYGGMLASWFRLKYPHVALGALASSAPILYFDDIVPPETGYYSIVTKDFREASETCYQIIKKSWSEIDNIASKREGLSSLSKKFRTCRPLTKPSELKDYLKSMYAGAAQYDRPPKYPVTVVCGGIDGASSTDDILTKIFAGVVAYTGNRSCYVNQPRNLTETDVGWRWQTCSDLVIPISVNNDTMFPPYKFDVDEYINKCKATYGVPPRPNWVTTYFGGHDIKLSLSRFASNIIFSNGLRDPYSIGGVLEDISDSVVAVHAKNGSHCLDILTSNHTTDPDWLVNQRKSEVRIIKGWIAKYYADLQALQ